A single region of the Gasterosteus aculeatus chromosome 1, fGasAcu3.hap1.1, whole genome shotgun sequence genome encodes:
- the mmadhca gene encoding metabolism of cobalamin associated Da, translating into MSSSVLCSRSRLVLSKTPGSKALAALRVGRTRTFSAASSDEPYVAVSHTDSGPRTVWPDENMGPFGPQDQRFQLPGNVGFDCHLEGTENQKKTPVHRTVPDVLTATSCTERHQFILAQFVNEFQGNLGAINTRVHKAEQYFNQTETDCSINSCPELLRKDLELMFPTAPTSSITVVTVTQSNGQCEEAAEPDKDQLLHKFVSGAKEMCFALWTAGYWADFIDPTTGEAFFASPSSQTKLRTEEELRDLGFHIEVSGSCTVIRHILRGTPQFVGTVFTNAPAHSSAIARLQGLSNVIVDEE; encoded by the exons ATGTCCAGTAGT GTGCTGTGTAGTCGCAGCAGGTTGGTCCTGTCTAAGACTCCTGGCAGTAAAGCATTAGCTGCCCTCCGTGTCGGCAGAACCAGAACCTTCTCCGCTGCTAGCTCAGATGAACCTTATGTAGCCGTATCACACACAGACTCGG GCCCCAGGACCGTGTGGCCTGACGAGAACATGGGGCCGTTCGGACCGCAGGACCAGCGCTTCCAGTTGCCGGGTAACGTCGGGTTCGACTGCCACCTGGAGGGCACGGAGAACCAGAAGAAGACCCCGGTCCACAGGACGGTGCCGGATGTACTCACGGCCACGAGCTGCACAGAGAGGCACCAGTTCATACTGGCCCAGTTTGTTAACGAGTTCCAA GGTAACCTGGGTGCAATAAACACAAGAGTCCATAAAGCTGAGCAGTACTTTAatcagacagagacagactgctcCATAAATTCTTGCCCCGAGCTGCTCAGGAAAG atCTCGAGCTCATGTTCCCCACGGCGcccacctcctccatcacagTTGTGACGGTGACACAGAGTAACGGTCAGTGTGAGGAGGCAGCCGAGCCGGACAAAGACCAGCTGCTGCACAAA TTTGTGAGTGGCGCCAAGGAAATGTGCTTCGCTCTGTGGACTGCCGGCTACTGGGCCGACTTCATCGACCCGACCACGGGAGAAGCT TTCTTTGCGTCTCCATCCAGTCAAACCAAACTGCGAACGGAGGAGGAACTACGAGACTTGGGCTTCCACATCGAAGTGTCTGGCTCTTGCACAGTTATACGTCACATCCTGAGAGGAACGCCTCAGTTTGTAGGGACCGTTTTCACCAACGCACCCGCTCACAGTTCTGCCATCGCGAGACTACAAGGACTTTCAAATGTGATCGTGGATGAGGAATAG